The following coding sequences are from one Mustela lutreola isolate mMusLut2 chromosome 5, mMusLut2.pri, whole genome shotgun sequence window:
- the LOC131831211 gene encoding LOW QUALITY PROTEIN: putative vomeronasal receptor-like protein 4 (The sequence of the model RefSeq protein was modified relative to this genomic sequence to represent the inferred CDS: inserted 2 bases in 1 codon; deleted 1 base in 1 codon) has translation MIIAFSMHVTIKICQFLQLGTGILANTFLLLFQIFMLLLGQRPKPTDLIICHLAHVHIMKLFIILFLLPTELFESPNFLNDFKCKVLFYMSRVMRRLSICTTCLLSIIQAITISPSTSWLGRFKHKCTHYIFHSFVILWFLSLSLSVNSIFYTVASSNTTNDDLLNVSKYCSLSSIAPTIRALLFTLTLSRDVYFIGVMCSLVSSAYTVTHLTRHQRRCQHLHSTSFSSRASPEKRATLTVLLLVSFFVVVYWVDFIISSPIILLWAYDPLILDFQKLLSNVYATVSSLVLIVLIXKDKNMLQKCSKLTINFKQV, from the exons ATGATAATTGCATTTTCTATGCACGTTACTATTAAAATATGTCAATTTTTACAACTTGGCACTGGAATCTTAGCCAacaccttcctccttctcttccaaaTCTTCATGCTCCTTCTGGGTCAGAGGCCTAAACCCACTGACCTGATCATCTGTCACTTGGCCCATGTCCACATAATGAAACTCTTCATTATACTATTTCTGTTGCCTACAGAGCTGTTTGAATCACCAAACTTTCTGAATGATTTCAAATGTAAGGTTTTATTCTACATGAGCAGAGTGATGAGACGTCTCTCCATCTGTACCACCTGCCTCCTGAGCATAATCCAGGCCATCACCATCAGCCCCAGCACTTCCTGGTTGGGCAGATTTAAACATAAATGCACACATTACATCTTCCATTCCTTTGTCATCTTATGGtttctcagtttgtctctcagtgTGAACTCCATCTTTTATACTGTTGCATCTTCTAATACAACCAACGACGACCTACTGAATGTCAGTAAATACTGCTCACTTTCCTCCATAGCCCCTACCATCAGGGCACTGCTTTTCACTTTGACATTATCCAGGGATGTCTACTTCATTGGAGTCATG TGTTCTCTGGTCTCAAGTGCATACACGGTGACTCATTTGACCAGACATCAGAGGCGTTGCCAGCACCTTCACAGCACCAGCTTCTCTTCAAGAGCCTCTCCAGAGAAAAGGGCCACCCTCACTGTCCTGTTGTTGGTGAGTTTCTTTGTGGTTGTCTACTGGGTGGACTTCATCATCTCATCACCTATAATCCTATTATGGGCATATGACCCTCTTATACTAGACTTCCAGAAGCTTTTGAGCAATGTTTATGCCACTGTCAGTTCTTTGGTATTAATTGTTCTGAT GAAGGATAAAAATATGTTGCAAAAATGTAGCAAACTCACAATCAATTTTAAACAA GTGTGA